The Terriglobales bacterium genome has a window encoding:
- a CDS encoding site-2 protease family protein, with amino-acid sequence MNADIVHIAFQVVVFLFAISVHESAHAWTANRYGDPTARLLGRITLNPIHHIDPIGTVLLPLAAMIYHFPMIGWAKPTPVNPRNFGRNYVRADIMTSVAGPVSNLLVATGSVLVLAVVLRAQAVLGPAAEPLFILFYSALQINVLLAVFNMIPIPPLDGSHVLRHFLSGTALALYDRIGVFGLLFFFFLGGRIISVLMAPFMAFFAYLLVLISR; translated from the coding sequence ATGAACGCCGACATCGTCCACATCGCATTCCAGGTGGTCGTTTTCCTGTTCGCCATCAGCGTGCACGAGTCCGCGCACGCCTGGACCGCCAACCGGTACGGGGACCCTACGGCGCGCCTGCTGGGCCGCATCACCCTCAATCCCATCCACCACATCGACCCCATCGGAACCGTGCTGCTGCCGTTGGCTGCGATGATCTATCACTTTCCGATGATCGGATGGGCCAAGCCGACGCCGGTAAACCCGCGCAACTTCGGGCGCAATTACGTGCGGGCCGACATCATGACCTCGGTCGCCGGGCCGGTCAGCAATCTTCTGGTCGCGACAGGGTCGGTCCTCGTGCTGGCCGTCGTGCTCCGCGCACAAGCCGTGCTGGGACCTGCGGCTGAGCCCTTGTTCATCCTTTTCTACTCGGCGCTGCAGATCAATGTCCTGCTGGCGGTCTTCAACATGATCCCCATTCCGCCTTTGGACGGCAGCCACGTGCTCCGACACTTCCTCTCCGGAACGGCGCTCGCGCTTTACGACCGGATCGGGGTATTTGGTTTATTGTTTTTCTTCTTTCTGGGCGGGAGAATCATTTCCGTCCTTATGGCTCCTTTCATGGCCTTTTTTGCGTACCTTCTGGTACTGATCTCACGATGA